A single genomic interval of Bradysia coprophila strain Holo2 chromosome X unlocalized genomic scaffold, BU_Bcop_v1 contig_79, whole genome shotgun sequence harbors:
- the LOC119070430 gene encoding uncharacterized protein LOC119070430: protein MSLIKRITVTYGTFVTANYLSNHILFPDKKLDYGFLNRLIGREVNTEWWGTRSAHIFTIGIPLAIADHLSIDLWNKVLIPRMKYPAGTKLSIAKTPGPFLFHAVTFAFTGIMTYIAWDSYANPYHKERVQAFTSKAYPELQGCQSMYMLPLMSGAVEYLSGRPCPHGTLLGLIPPTCAFVTVKGFGMKWPWNDNLTNFERKLNAEK, encoded by the exons ATGTCCCTCATAAAACGCATTACGGTAACTTATGGTACGTTTGTGACCGCTAACTACCTATCAAATCACATCCTTTTCCCGGATAAAAAGCTTGACTATGGATTCCTCAACAGACTGATTGGACGAGAAGTTAATACTGAGTG gtGGGGAACGCGAAGCGCGCACATCTTTACAATCGGTATACCACTAGCGATTGCAGATCATTTGTCGATTGATTTATGGAATAAAGTGTTGATTCCTCGTATGAAATATCCAGCCGGAACAAAACTATCAATTGCTAAAACTCCGGGGCCATTCTTATTCCATGCCGTGAC ATTCGCATTCACCGGTATTATGACATATATTGCGTGGGACTCGTACGCAAATCCGTACCATAAGGAACGTGTACAAGCGTTCACATCAAAA GCATATCCTGAACTACAAGGCTGCCAATCAATGTACATGCTTCCACTTATGTCGGGAGCTGTGGAATATCTATCTGGCAGACCTTGTCCTCATGGTACTCTATTAGGGTTAATACCTCCAACTTGT GCTTTCGTCACAGTGAAAGGTTTTGGTATGAAGTGGCCGTGGAACGACAACCTCACAAATTTTGAGAGAAAATTGAACGCTGAGAAGTAG